A window of Streptomyces sp. Je 1-332 genomic DNA:
CGAACTGGCCTACGCGGCGGGCCTCGTGGCGTCGGACGGCGAGGCGGACGAGCGGTACGCGGCGACGCCCGCCTACGACGACTGGCAGGAACTGCCCGCCGCCGAGCGCTGGTCGATCCTGGCCACGGCATGGCTGACCGCGACCCGCACGGCGGGCCTGATCGGCGGCCGTGACGGCAAGGACCGCACGCTGTCGGCGCTCGGCCCGCACCTGGACCGCTCATCGGCGCCGGAGATCCGCCGCCGCGTGCTCACGCTCCTCACCACCCTGCCGGACGGCGCGAGCCCGACCCCCGAGTCGGTGCTGGCGCGCCTGCGCTGGGAGCGCCCCCCGCGCGGCAGCACGACTTCCGGCACCCCGGGCGCCCCAAGTACATCCCCCGGCACCCACGCCCACGCCAACGCCCCCATGGAACTGCGCGCCCGCATCGCCCAATGGACGCTGAACGAGGCGGAGTTGCTGGGCGTCACGGGACGCGGGGCGCTGTCCGCGCACGGACGGGCGCTGCTCGGTTCCGAGAGCGAGGACGGTTCCGCGGGAGCCGCGGCCCCTCACCCCTCCCCCGCCGAACTCGCCGCTTCCGGCGCCCGAGCCGCCAGACTCCTCGCCCCCCTGCTCCCCGAACCGCTCGACCACGTCCTGCTCCAGGCCGACCTCACGGCCGTGGCCCCGGGCCCGCTGGAGCGCCCGCTCGCCGAGACGCTGTCCGTGCTCGCCGACGTCGAGTCGAAGGGCGGGGCGACGGTGTACCGCTTCACGCCCGGCTCCGTGCGCCGCGCGCTCGACGCGGGCAAGGCCGCATCCGACCTGCACGCTTTCCTGGCCGCGCACTCGCGTACGCCGGTGCCGCAGCCCCTCGCGTACCTCATCGACGACGTGGCCCGTAAACACGGCCACCTGCGGATCGGCGCCGCGTCCGCGTACGTACGCTGCGACGACGAGGCCCTCCTGAACGAGATCCTCGCCGACAAGCGCTCCCAGGGCCTGCGCCTGCGCCGCCTCGCGCCGACCGTGCTCGCCGCGCAGGCCGACCCCGGGGCGCTCCTCGAAGGACTGCGCGGGATGGGCTTCGCGCCCGCCGCGGAGAGCGCCGAGGGCGACGTACTGATCACGCGGGCGCACGCCCACCGCTCGCCGCCCCGCGCCAGACCGGAGCCGGTCCACGACGGGCCGCCGCTGCCCGACACCACCCTGATCGGCACGGCCGTACGCGCCATCCGCGCCGGCGACCTCGCGTCGACCGCGCCCCGCAAGGCGACCCCGGAGAAGGGCGACGCGCTGCCCCGCACCACCGCCGCGGAGACCCTCGCCACGATGCAGGCCGCGGTCCTGACCGGCGAGGCGGTGTGGATCGGCTACGTCAACGCGGAGGGCTCGGCCAGCCAGCGCGTGATCGCCCCGATCCGGGTGGAGGGCGGCTTCGTCACGGCGTACGACCACACGGCGGACGAGGTGAAGACGTACCCCCTGCACCGGGTCACGGGCGTCGCGGAGCTGGCGGACGACTGAGGGAGCCGGGCCGGGCCTGTGACATAGGCGGCCCCGCGGTCCGGGCCGTATGCGCGCGCCATGCGGCACACTGGACGTTTGGCTTACCGAAAGGGTGCGCGCGTGAATGGTCCCCTGATCGTCCAGTCGGACAAGACTCTCCTGCTCGAGGTCGACCACGAGCAGGCGGAGGCCTGCCGCCGTGTCATCGCGCCCTTCGCGGAGCTGGAGCGTGCTCCCGAGCACATCCACACCTACCGCGTGACGCCGCTCGGGCTGTGGAACGCCCGCGCCGCGGGGCACGACGCCGAGCAGGTCGTGGACGCGCTGGTGGAGTTCTCCCGCTACCCCGTGCCGCACGCGCTGCTCGTGGACATCGCCGAGACGATGGCGCGCTACGGCCGGCTCACGCTCTCGAAGCACCCCACGCACGGCCTGGTCCTGACCACCACCGACCGGCCGGTCCTGGAAGAGATCCTGCGCTCCAAGAAGGTGCAGCCACTGGTCGGGGAGCGGGTCGACGCGGACACCGTCGTCGTCCACCCCTCCGAGCGCGGCCAGGTCAAGCAGACCCTCCTGAAGCTGGGCTGGCCCGCCGAGGACCTCGCCGGTTACGTCGACGGCGAGGCGCACCGCATCGACCTCGCGGAGGACGGCTGGGCGCTGCGGCCGTATCAGAAGCAGGCCGTCGAGGGGTTCTGGCACGGCGGCAGTGGTGTGGTCGTGCTGCCCTGTGGAGCCGGAAAGACGCTGGTCGGGGCCGGTGCCATGGCGGAGGCCAAGGCGACGACGCTGATCCTGGTGACCAACACGGTCTCCGCGCGGCAGTGGAAGCACGAGCTGATCAAGCGGACCTCGCTGACCGAGGAGGAGATCGGCGAGTACAGCGGTACGCGCAAGGAGATCCGCCCGGTCACCATCGCCACGTATCAAGTCCTGACGACGAAGCGGAAGGGCGTCTACCCGCACCTCGAACTCTTCGACTCCCGCGACTGGGGCCTGGTCATCTACGACGAGGTTCACCTGCTGCCCGCGCCCGTCTTCAAGTTCACCGCCGACCTCCAGGCGCGGCGGCGGCTCGGCCTGACGGCCACGCTGGTGCGGGAGGACGGCCGCGAGTCGGACGTCTTCTCCCTCATCGGCCCCAAGCGGTTCGACGCTCCGTGGAAGGAGATCGAGGCGCAGGGGTACATCGCGCCCGCGGACTGTGTCGAGGTGCGGGTCAACCTGACGGACTCGGAGCGCCTCGCGTACGCGACGGCCGAGGCCGAGGAGAAGTACCGCTTCTGCGCCACCACCGCCACGAAGCGGAAGGTGACGGAGGCGCTGGTGCGCAAGCACGCCGGGGAGCAGACCCTCGTCATCGGCCAGTACATCGACCAGCTCGACGAACTCGGCGAGCATCTGGACGCGCCGGTCATCAAGGGCGAGACGACGAACGCGCAGCGCGAGAAGCTGTTCGGCGCGTTCCGGGAGGGCGAGATCTCCGTACTCGTCGTCTCGAAGGTCGCGAACTTCTCGATCGACCTGCCCGAGGCTACGGTCGCGATCCAGGTGTCGGGAACGTTCGGCTCCCGGCAGGAGGAGGCGCAGCGGCTTGGTCGTGTGCTGCGTCCGAAGGCCGACGGCCATGAGGCCCGCTTCTACTCCGTCGTGGCGCGGGACACCATCGACCAGGACTTCGCGGCGCACCGGCAGCGGTTCCTCGCGGAGCAGGGTTACGCGTACCGGATCGTGGACGCGGACGAGCTGCTGGCCGACAACTGAGGACGGCTGCGACCGCCAGGGCGAGCAGGGGGTAGGGCGAGGCGAGCGGCTGCTGCCAGTGCGGCAGTTGCAGGTCGAGGCCACCCTGGTGCGGTACGAGCCACAGGGTGCGGGCCGTGAAGAGGGTCGCCACCGCCGCGGTCAGGCGGGGGCGGCCCTCCGCCATGAGCAGGACCAGGAGCGGTACGCACCAGATCCAGTGGTGGGACCAGCTGATGGGTGAGACCAGGAGCGCGGTGGCGGCGGTGATGAGCACGCCGCGGGGTTCGCTGGGCGTGCGGGCGGCGAGCCACAGCCCGAGGGCGGCGATGAGGGCGGCGGGGACGGCCCACAGGAGGCCGGGGTGCGGGTCGTGCGTGACTCTGGCGATGAGCCCTTGCATCGACTGGTTGTCGACGATCCACGCCTTGCCGACGCGGCCGGTCTCGAAGATGCGGCGGGTCCAGAAGTCGACGCTGGCGGCGGGGAGGACCGCCGCGCCGA
This region includes:
- a CDS encoding DNA repair helicase XPB; translation: MNGPLIVQSDKTLLLEVDHEQAEACRRVIAPFAELERAPEHIHTYRVTPLGLWNARAAGHDAEQVVDALVEFSRYPVPHALLVDIAETMARYGRLTLSKHPTHGLVLTTTDRPVLEEILRSKKVQPLVGERVDADTVVVHPSERGQVKQTLLKLGWPAEDLAGYVDGEAHRIDLAEDGWALRPYQKQAVEGFWHGGSGVVVLPCGAGKTLVGAGAMAEAKATTLILVTNTVSARQWKHELIKRTSLTEEEIGEYSGTRKEIRPVTIATYQVLTTKRKGVYPHLELFDSRDWGLVIYDEVHLLPAPVFKFTADLQARRRLGLTATLVREDGRESDVFSLIGPKRFDAPWKEIEAQGYIAPADCVEVRVNLTDSERLAYATAEAEEKYRFCATTATKRKVTEALVRKHAGEQTLVIGQYIDQLDELGEHLDAPVIKGETTNAQREKLFGAFREGEISVLVVSKVANFSIDLPEATVAIQVSGTFGSRQEEAQRLGRVLRPKADGHEARFYSVVARDTIDQDFAAHRQRFLAEQGYAYRIVDADELLADN
- a CDS encoding helicase-associated domain-containing protein, which translates into the protein MSTDEQPQRPADSPRSLAEALRSRDDASLGALLHARPDLLTPVPNDLTQLATRAATRASVVRALERLDRFAQQVAEALAVAPEPATYEELHALVAGDEEGGEADVSSTLRAAVATLREQAIVWGSDDRLRLVRTARELLAPAPQYPSPTGLGPTVAEATAGMSPNRMQDIVAAAGLPSTHDAVSAVRSLTELFTDRTRMSALLDEAPAESVEVLSRLVWGPPYGQVTADPARHLRWLLDRGLLLPTAPGTVVLPREAALHLRAGRAHRVLEPAPPAVEPLREHRPQAVDAAAASQAYMALDTVEELLKDWDEGGPTVLRAGGLSVRDLKRTAVALDVPEPVAAFWVELAYAAGLVASDGEADERYAATPAYDDWQELPAAERWSILATAWLTATRTAGLIGGRDGKDRTLSALGPHLDRSSAPEIRRRVLTLLTTLPDGASPTPESVLARLRWERPPRGSTTSGTPGAPSTSPGTHAHANAPMELRARIAQWTLNEAELLGVTGRGALSAHGRALLGSESEDGSAGAAAPHPSPAELAASGARAARLLAPLLPEPLDHVLLQADLTAVAPGPLERPLAETLSVLADVESKGGATVYRFTPGSVRRALDAGKAASDLHAFLAAHSRTPVPQPLAYLIDDVARKHGHLRIGAASAYVRCDDEALLNEILADKRSQGLRLRRLAPTVLAAQADPGALLEGLRGMGFAPAAESAEGDVLITRAHAHRSPPRARPEPVHDGPPLPDTTLIGTAVRAIRAGDLASTAPRKATPEKGDALPRTTAAETLATMQAAVLTGEAVWIGYVNAEGSASQRVIAPIRVEGGFVTAYDHTADEVKTYPLHRVTGVAELADD